A region of the Streptococcus suis genome:
CCCCTTTTCTATTTCTCTATTTTCTACTATTTCAAGACAAATGTCATAGCCAAGGTTACGAAGAAAGTTCCCTCGATAAAGGCAACACCCAAAAATACACCAGCCATCAATTTACTTTGCATTTCTGGTTGACGTGCAGTCGAACTAAGGTATGAAGCCACCAACAGTCCCTCACCGATACTTACACCAAGACAGGCCAATCCAAGGGCCAATGCGCCTAAACTCATAACGAATTCTCCTTTTAAAATTTAATACCATGTAAGGATACTCCTAAAACATCTATTTGTCAAGAAAATACCGCCATTGTAAGCGTTTAATTCGTTTTTGTAAAATAAAAAGAAAAGAGTATTTCATCTTTTCTTCCTATTTAATAGCTTCATCAATATGGTCTGTTTCTTCAATGAATCGTTTGGCCATATCTTCTCGATTCATCTGATCAGTATCAAGAGTGATTGCATGGTCAGAAACCAGATCTGTATCTGCGAAAAACTCTATATGGTTTGATAGGTTGTACAGACGAACAGGGGCTTCCCCACCAAACTCTCCATCTAGATTGAGCAGTAGGCGGTTATCTGGGTTCAGATTTTCGATGGATAGGCTCTTTGTTTTTATGTATTCAACTAAATCACTCTCAATGTGTTTGCCACCATCTAAGACTTGACGAATCAGATGTAGAATTTCAAATAAATTCCCTGTTTTAACCATCAATAAGGTAAAATTACCATCATCTAACTTAGCATCGGGAACAATCTGTTCAAAACCTCCAATTGAATTGGTTAAAGCGACAAAAATCATTGAAACCGAGCCTTCAAATACTCCCTCGTCATGCTCTACACGAACAGGTGTAAATTGTACTTGTGGCAGGAGTTCTGCTCCTTTTACTACATAGGCCAAATAGCCAAACATGGTCTTAAGTTGACTGGGAACACTGTAGGTCAACTCCGTAAGTGTACCTGCCGCAGCAATGTTGATAAAATAATGTTCTTGATGAAAACCATTTTTTTGATTTTTGGCTAAACCAATATCCATTAAAATGGTCTGCTGCTTACCGATAACCTTAGCTGCTTCTACAGGATTTCCCCTAGGCACTTTTAAGGCACGCGCATAGTCATTGGTGGTGCCAGTCGGTATGATGGCCATCTGCGGACGTTTTTCAAGCGGAGCAATTCCATTGACGACTTCATTGATTGTTCCATCTCCACCAGCCGCGATAATCAAGTCAAAGCCTGCAAGCGCCGCACGTGTAGCTTCATTCTTTGCAGAGTCTTTCTCAGCAGTTGTTTGGAAAGCTGAAGTCTCATAACCATAGCCTTCCAAAATTTCCAATACTTCGGCCACATTTTTCTTCATGATTTCTTGACCTGAGGTCGGATTATATATTAGTCTAGCACGTTTTCTTTCTTCCATCGTTTTACCTTTACAAGCTCTCTAACCAAGCCTCATCTTTAATTTCGATACCTAGCTCCTGTGCTTTAGTCAATTTACTGCCTGCATCTGTTCCGGCAACTACAAGATTAGTTTTTTTAGAAACAGATCCCGCTACATTTGCCCCTAAAGCTTCTAATTTGGCTTTGGCTTCGTTTCGTTTCATTCGCTCCAATTTACCAGTCAGTACAACTGTCATACCCGATAGTGTAGCATTTTCATCTACTACTTGTCCGAGATAGGTTAAGTTTACCTTAGCTTCCTTAAGTTCGGCTAAAAGTTGTTGCGCACCCTCACTAGCAAAAAAAGTTGTCAAAGACTTAGCAATAACCTGACCAAGACCTTCTAGCGAAGCAATTGCTTCTTGATCAGCAAATGCTAGAGTTTCTAAATCACCAAATTTTTCTACTAAAATCTTACTTGCCTTACTACCTACATGGCGAATACCTAGTCCAAATAGGAGGCGTTCTGCTGAGTTGCTCTTAGAAGTTTGAATGGCTTGATAGAGCTTGTCAGCTGATTTTTCTTTGAAACCTTCCAAGGTCAATAGGTCATCAACAGTTAATTTATAAATATCAGCAACATCGTGTACCAAGCCTGCTCCAAAGAGTTTTTCAACGATTGAAGACCCTAGTCCTGCGATGTTCATGGCATCCCGACTTGCAAAATGTTCCAACTTACTCATCAGCTGGCTAGGACAAATAGGGTTGATACAGCGGAGGGCAACTTCGTCCTCATAGTGTTGTAGGTCGCTCTGACAAGACGGACAATGACTAGGAATGGGCATGATTTCTTGCTCTTTTCGATACTTGTCCACCACTTTCAGAACTGCTGGAATAATATCTCCCGCCTTATAAACAATGACCGTATCGCCAATACGAATATCTTTTTCGGCGATATAGTCTACGTTGTGCAAGGTCGCTCGACTGACAGTCGTTCCTGCCAGTTGAACAGGACTAAGATTGGCAGTTGGTGTCACAACACCTGTTCGGCCAACAGTCCAATCAACCGACAAGATTTCTGCTTCTTTTTCCTCAGCTGGAAACTTGTAAGCTACTGCCCATCGAGGCGCTTTAACTGTAAATCCTAGTTCTTCTTGTATAGCTAAATCATTTACCTTGATGACAACACCATCTATCTCATAGGGTAAATCATCTCTACGCTCTGCTATTTTTTCAATAAAATCCCACGTGTCATCAATCGACTCCGCCAAGCAATATTCATGGTTGGTCACAAATCCCAGAGCATCCAGTTTTTCAAGCACTTGTGACTGGCTGGTCGCTTCAGAGGGGCTTGCCTCTTGGTAGAGGAAGGTAGCGAGACCACGCTGGGCCACCACTCCCGTATCAAGCTGGCGGAGGGTCCCTGCTGCTGCATTACGCGGATTAGCAAATTCAGCTTCACCAGCCTCCTGACGCTGTTTGTTAACACGGTCAAAGGAAGCCTTTGGCATATAACACTCACCTCGGACAGTAATGTCCACAGCTTCGGGTAAGGTCAAAGGAATATCAGCCACTCGTTTGAGATTTTCTGTGATATTTTCACCGACACTACCGTCACCACGTGTAGCACCCACGACTAGATTGCCCGCTTCATAGGTCAGGGAAATAGACAGACCATCAATCTTCAATTCACAGATATACGTTGCTTGAGGAAATTCCTTGCGAACTCGCTGGTCAAAAGCTTCTAACTCTTCACGAGAAAAGGCATCCTGCAAACTAAAAAGTGGATAAACATGACTATATTTTTCAAATCCGTCTAACACCTTTCCCCCGACCCGATGGGTAGGACTATCTGGTAAAATCAGTTCTGGATGAGCCGTTTCTAGCTCTACTAATTCACGATAAAGCGTATCATATTCTGAATCTGATACGCTAGGTTGGTCCAATTGATAATACTCTTTAGCGTATTGATTGAGCACGCTAACTAATTCTGATATTCTTGTTTTCATAAGAATATTATATCATGATTTGAGGATGCGAACTATATTTGCGCTTCAATAAAAACAGATTCCTTTAGATAATTTTTAGTAAAAAATGTATAATGTGTATATAAAATTTTTGGAGGTGCCCTATGGCTGTAACCTATAAACGACAAGATGATTTAGAAAAGATGCTGGAAGAATTTGCTTCATTTGAAAAATTGGAAGAAATTGAGTATCCAGATCCAAAATCAAAAGAACATTCCGAGAAAAACAACTTGAATCAGGATAAAAAATAATATGTTTGGTCTTGATCAATTACCTACCTCCGTCCTACAGGCGGGGGCTATTTTCCTGTCTATCATGATTGAAGCCTTGCCTTTTGTTTTGATTGGAGCATTGATTTCTGGCTTCATTGATGTGTTTATAACACCAGATAAGGTTCGTAAACTCTTACCCAAAAACAAGTTTCTTGCCATTCTATTTGGAACCTTTATCGGCTTCATTTTTCCGTCTTGCGAATGTGGTATTGTCCCTATTGTCAATCGGCTATTAGAGAAAAAAGTGCCGAGTTACACTGCTGTTCCCTTTTTAGTAACGGCGCCTGTCATTAATCCTATCGTCCTTTTTGCAACCTTTACCGCTTTTGGCAATTCCCTACTTTTCGCCCTCTATAGAGCCCTAGGAGCCATCATTGTATCCCTAGTATTGGGAATCATTCTTGGTTTTTTCGTAAAAGGACAAATTCTTAAAGGAAGCAAGTTTGACCATCACCAGCATGATTATTCAGATAAAACCAGCTGGCAAAAAGTTGGCTTCGCACTTATTCATGCCATTGATGAATTTTTTGATACGGGACGTTACCTAGTCTTTGGTTGTCTATTTGCCAGTCTCGTACAAGTCTATATTCCAACTGCTGTCCTGACTACCATCGGTCACAGTCCATTAACAGCTATTATACTGATGATGTTGCTGGCCTTTCTTCTTTCCCTATGTTCTGAAGCCGATGCCTTTATTGGTGCATCCCTACTATCCAGCTTCGGATTCGCCCCAGTAATGGCTTTCTTAGTTATCGGACCCATGGTGGATGTTAAAAACTTGCTCATGATGAAACATTATTTCAAGGGAAAATTTATAGCCGGTTTTATCATTACTATCACTCTCGTTATTTTGGGATATAGTCTGATACTTGGAGGTGTAGTATGATTCGTTTTTTAATTCTTGCAGGCTATTTTGAGATGACCATGTATCTCTATATTTCTGGAAAATTAGACCAATACATCAATCTACACTATAGCTATCTAGCCTATCTATCCATGATTTTATCTTTCATACTTGCCATCGTACAATTGTATGTCTGGGTAAAAGAAATTCGAGTACATAGCCATTTAAAAAGCAAAATTGCCAAACTATCAAGCATTGGACTATTGCTCATTCCTCTTGCTATAGCCTGGCTCTTTCCTACGGTCAGCCTGGATTCAACAACTGTTGCTGCCAAGGGCTATCATTTCCCACTAGCAGCAGAAAACGATGCTAATACACAAAACCAAGAAGGGACGACTGTTCAGTATCTCAAGCCTGATACTTCTATTTATTTTACAAAATCTGCCTATCAAAACCAGATGCGTGAAATTGCTGATAGATACTTGGCTGAAGAAACCATTGTCGTTACTAATGAAAACTATATGGAAGTGATGGAAGCAATCTACGACTATCCTACGGAATTTTCAGGAAAAACGATTGAAATGATTGGATTTGTCTACAATGACCCTGACAATAGCCAGCAATTTTTCCTTTTCCGCTTTGGTATTATTCACTGCATTGCTGATTCTGGGGTATATGGCTTACTCTCTACGGGGGCTACCACAGAATTTCCTAACAATACTTGGGTAAAAGCCAGAGGAACAGTCAAGGTTTCCTACCACACATCGTTGAAACAAAATCTCCCAACACTTGAATTACAATCGATGGTTCAGATTGAACAGCCAGATTCCCCGTATGTCTACCGTGTTTTCTAATAATCCCAACTCAAAAAGTGAATTTTCTGACAATTTGTGGTATACTATTAATGATATTCAACAGATAGGAATGAAATTATGTCATCACATGTATTGTTTACAATTTTTGGTGCTAGTGGCGACCTTGCCAAACGCAAACTTTACCCATCTTTATTTCGCCTCTATAAGGCTGGACACATCAAGGAAAACTTTGCAGTAATTGGTACAGCTCGCAGACCCTGGACCAAGGAATTTTTTGAGCAAACCGTCATTGAATCACTGGGTGATCTGCCTGACACACCACGTCAAGCTCATGAATTTGCTAGTCATTTCTACTACCAAAGCCATGATGTCAATGACACGGAACATTATGTAGCTCTTCGTAAATTGCAGGATGACTTGTGTGAAAAATACGATACCCAGCACAACAAGGTCTTCTTCTTATCCATGGCGCCAGAATTTTTCGGAACCATTGCCAAACACCTCAAGTCTGAGAAGATCGTTGACGGACAAGGTTTTGAGCGTTTGATTATCGAAAAACCTTTCGGAACTAGCCTTGCTACAGCTACCAAACTCAATGATGAATTGGCAGCAGCCTTCAATGAAGACCAAATCTACCGTATCGACCATTACCTAGGCAAGGAAATGGTACAAAATATCTTTGCGGTTCGCTTTGCCAATATCATTTTTGAGCATATTTGGAACCGCGATTACATCGATAACGTCCAAATTACATTTGCTGAAGCGATTGGTGTTGAGGATCGTGGGAGCTACTACGATCATTCTGGCGCCTTGAAGGACATGGTGCAAAACCATGCCCTTCAAGTCCTTTCCCTTCTAGCAATGGATAAGCCAGCCAGCTTCAAGGAGGAAGATGTCCGCGCTGAGAAAATCAAGGTCTTCCAACACTTGCGTCAGCCTTCTGACGAAGACCTCAAGCGCAACTTCATTCGCGGACAGTATGCTGCAGGTTCTATCGATGGAAAAGACTACGTTAGCTACTTGGATGAACCAAATATTGCCGAAGCTTCTCAGACAGAAACCTTTGCAGGAGGTGTCTTCTTCGTTGATACTGACCGATTCCGTGATGTACCTTTCTTCTTCCGTACAGGTAAACGTCTGACAG
Encoded here:
- a CDS encoding F0F1 ATP synthase subunit C; amino-acid sequence: MSLGALALGLACLGVSIGEGLLVASYLSSTARQPEMQSKLMAGVFLGVAFIEGTFFVTLAMTFVLK
- a CDS encoding diacylglycerol kinase (similar to YegS from E. coli); the protein is MEERKRARLIYNPTSGQEIMKKNVAEVLEILEGYGYETSAFQTTAEKDSAKNEATRAALAGFDLIIAAGGDGTINEVVNGIAPLEKRPQMAIIPTGTTNDYARALKVPRGNPVEAAKVIGKQQTILMDIGLAKNQKNGFHQEHYFINIAAAGTLTELTYSVPSQLKTMFGYLAYVVKGAELLPQVQFTPVRVEHDEGVFEGSVSMIFVALTNSIGGFEQIVPDAKLDDGNFTLLMVKTGNLFEILHLIRQVLDGGKHIESDLVEYIKTKSLSIENLNPDNRLLLNLDGEFGGEAPVRLYNLSNHIEFFADTDLVSDHAITLDTDQMNREDMAKRFIEETDHIDEAIK
- the ligA gene encoding DNA ligase (this protein catalyzes the formation of phosphodiester linkages between 5'-phosphoryl and 3'-hydroxyl groups in double-stranded DNA using NAD as a coenzyme and as the energy source for the reaction; essential for DNA replication and repair of damaged DNA; similar to ligase LigB), with amino-acid sequence MKTRISELVSVLNQYAKEYYQLDQPSVSDSEYDTLYRELVELETAHPELILPDSPTHRVGGKVLDGFEKYSHVYPLFSLQDAFSREELEAFDQRVRKEFPQATYICELKIDGLSISLTYEAGNLVVGATRGDGSVGENITENLKRVADIPLTLPEAVDITVRGECYMPKASFDRVNKQRQEAGEAEFANPRNAAAGTLRQLDTGVVAQRGLATFLYQEASPSEATSQSQVLEKLDALGFVTNHEYCLAESIDDTWDFIEKIAERRDDLPYEIDGVVIKVNDLAIQEELGFTVKAPRWAVAYKFPAEEKEAEILSVDWTVGRTGVVTPTANLSPVQLAGTTVSRATLHNVDYIAEKDIRIGDTVIVYKAGDIIPAVLKVVDKYRKEQEIMPIPSHCPSCQSDLQHYEDEVALRCINPICPSQLMSKLEHFASRDAMNIAGLGSSIVEKLFGAGLVHDVADIYKLTVDDLLTLEGFKEKSADKLYQAIQTSKSNSAERLLFGLGIRHVGSKASKILVEKFGDLETLAFADQEAIASLEGLGQVIAKSLTTFFASEGAQQLLAELKEAKVNLTYLGQVVDENATLSGMTVVLTGKLERMKRNEAKAKLEALGANVAGSVSKKTNLVVAGTDAGSKLTKAQELGIEIKDEAWLESL
- a CDS encoding TIGR03943 family protein, whose protein sequence is MIRFLILAGYFEMTMYLYISGKLDQYINLHYSYLAYLSMILSFILAIVQLYVWVKEIRVHSHLKSKIAKLSSIGLLLIPLAIAWLFPTVSLDSTTVAAKGYHFPLAAENDANTQNQEGTTVQYLKPDTSIYFTKSAYQNQMREIADRYLAEETIVVTNENYMEVMEAIYDYPTEFSGKTIEMIGFVYNDPDNSQQFFLFRFGIIHCIADSGVYGLLSTGATTEFPNNTWVKARGTVKVSYHTSLKQNLPTLELQSMVQIEQPDSPYVYRVF
- a CDS encoding glucose-6-phosphate dehydrogenase, producing the protein MSSHVLFTIFGASGDLAKRKLYPSLFRLYKAGHIKENFAVIGTARRPWTKEFFEQTVIESLGDLPDTPRQAHEFASHFYYQSHDVNDTEHYVALRKLQDDLCEKYDTQHNKVFFLSMAPEFFGTIAKHLKSEKIVDGQGFERLIIEKPFGTSLATATKLNDELAAAFNEDQIYRIDHYLGKEMVQNIFAVRFANIIFEHIWNRDYIDNVQITFAEAIGVEDRGSYYDHSGALKDMVQNHALQVLSLLAMDKPASFKEEDVRAEKIKVFQHLRQPSDEDLKRNFIRGQYAAGSIDGKDYVSYLDEPNIAEASQTETFAGGVFFVDTDRFRDVPFFFRTGKRLTEKGTRVTITFKHAEDIFGQPSEANVLTIFIQPTEGFMLSINGKEVGSHFALTPAKLNFRHNATALGNSPEAYEKLFFDVLNGDSTNFSHWEEVKASWSLIDRIVDLWASNQVPLHTYPAGTMGPEAAFDLLESYGCKWVWTPDVWYRERGLLK